Within the Phaseolus vulgaris cultivar G19833 chromosome 9, P. vulgaris v2.0, whole genome shotgun sequence genome, the region AATAGCTTTATGAAGTccatttttattcatattattatgcTTTGTGCTGAGTACCTACATGTTGTGCAGCAAATACTCGTGTTCATGAATTTTTTGAGACATCATACTTCAAGTCAGGGATCCAACCTATCCCAGGTGCTCAGAAGGCCTTGCAGAAGTTATCAAGATTTTGTAACCTATCAGTTGTAACGTATGATGTTGGTATTGATTTTACTTCAGCCAGTAGCAGGATCTGGTCAGCATGAACTAACCGCAATTTGTGTATTTTATGATCAGATCCCGGCAAAATGTGATCAAGGATCACACAGTTGAGTGGATAGAGAAGCATTTTTCAGGACTATTTCAGGATATTCACTTTGGAAACCACTTTGCTCTTGATGGGGTGTCCAGACCAAAGTCAGAGATTTGTAGGTATGCAACTTAATCCTGTTTACTTTCATTTCTCTGCTTCAGGACAAAACCATTGTTTCATTGCCAACATTTTGACCAATTCTCTTGATAGTCAGATAAAAAAAAGCTTCTAGCTTGCTGGTTGCAATGATTTGTTGTTTGATAGATTCTTTGTATACTTGTAGGTCTTTAAATGCCAATATTCTCATTGATGATAACCCAAGATATGCCATAGAGTGCGCTGAAGCCGGAATTAGAGTCTTACTTTTTGATTATGAAAACTCATACCCTTGGTCCAAGACTGATTCTGCTGATCAGCATCCCCTGGTGACCAAAGTTAAGAACTGGGAAGAAGTTGAACAACAATTGATGTCATTGATAGCTTTGTAGTTACTTAAATCCTACAACAAGGATTAGTGAAAAATACTGGTTTTTAGTTTAAGTAGTGGACTAGTTCTTATGCCTGCAATATCTAATGAAGAGTTGAAAAAGGTGAAACTAGGGTAGGTAGCTTCAAGAGTTTATTATTGCAAGGGCTATAATCCTCATTCTCACGTATTTCCATATGGTTAATAGAGAAAATTTTGTTTATACACCAGATGGATATTCCGGGAAAATTCTTATCATGGAGTTCTACCTTCATCTAACAAAGCAATCTGGACCTTCAAGTTCATTTTGTAACACTTTTGTTCAATCTTCATTGTATTCAATACCATAATGCATTGTTATACATTAATTgagttttaaaaatatctttcgAGTTCAATCTTCATGTTATGGGAGTTGTCAAAATTAAGACAGATCAAGGCCTATAAATCGTGGTGTATCCTTGGTGACTTTAATGTCATCAGGAAGAAGGAAGAGCGAAGGGGTGTTTGTTACGGTAGAAGCGAAAGTGGGAGATATCCGATTTCAATAGTTTCATTGAGGGGATGGGGTTGTTATACATTCTTGTTTAAGGACAAAGTTCACTTGATACAGATCAAATGGCGATTTCAATAGTTTCATTGAGAGGATGGGGTTGTTATACATTCCTTGTTTAAGGAGAAAGATCAAATAGCGAGACAAAGAGCATGATTGAAAGATTCTTAGTTTTAGTTTCAAATGAGTGGTTACAAACCTGGTCAGGAAGTAAACATTACATTTTAGGCCTACAGGTATCGGATCATTGCGCCTTAATTTTGAAAACACATGTCGTGGATTGGGCTCTAAACCTTTCAAGTCTTCtgaataaattaaaagtgtTGGATCAAAAGGATGACAAAAACATTCTTGTTGACTTTGAGAATGAGTCTCGTTTGGATATCTTGAGTCGATTACATATCATTGACAAGAGAAAGGAATCCCTTCTCTAACACAAGTTTACAGTTCTCAACACAAGTTTACAGTTCTCAGTGGTTTAAGCACGGGGAATCAAATTCTAAATTCTTTCATGCTACGATTAGATGGAAAAGAAGGAAAAGTGGAATTAACAGGTTGCTCTGCCAGGATAAATGGATTGAAGAACCAAACATAATAAAAGATGAAGTTTTAAAATTCTTTTCAAACAAGATGGCAACACTTGAAGATTTTGGGGTCACTTTGGATAATATTCCATTTTAGAAGATAACAAACAATGACAATCATATGTTGATTGCACCTTTTGAGAAATTAGAAATTAAGGAGTGCGGAAGTGATGAAAGTCATGGACCGAACTAAGTAAGTTTCGGCTGCATTGGATCAAAGAGTGTCTGGATTTCTCTTCTATTTCTATCTTAGTTAATGGAAGTCCATCTAAGGAATTCAAACCGGCTAGAGGCCTCACACAAGGGGACCCAATTGCACTGTTCCTTTTTCTAATTGTGGCTCAAGGACTTTCAAGTTTAGTAAATAAAGTTACTAGAAAGGAGTTGTTTTTCGGACTGAAAGTTGGTGCCAAAAAAGTGGAGATAAAGCTTCTTCAGTTCGCAGATGGCACTTTGATCTTGTACGACTCGAATATCCAAAATATTTGTGTTGTTAAAGCTATGCTTAGATGTTTTGAAATTTACTCTGggcttaaaattaatttttttaagagaaaaattgGCGTCCTTGGAATGGATAGAAACATGTTAGAAATGTTCTCTAAGGTTCTCCATTGCAACATTATGAATATTCCTTTTATTTATCTTGGATTACCTATTACCTATTGGGGAATTCCTTCTAAAGCTTCTTTCTAGAACCCGATGATTACAAAGGTTAAGAAGAGGCTATCTATTTGGAAAGGTAAAATTTTATCCTTTGCTAGTCGTGTTTGCTTGATTCATTCGGTGTTGAGTGCCATTCCTTTGTATTAACTTTCGTTCTTCAAAGCTCCATCCTCTACATGCAAAAAGATCACAAAGATTCAATGCAAATTCTTGTGGGATTGGGATTCTAAGGGAAGGAAAATTGCTTGGATTAAATGGGATAATATATGCAAACCTTGAAATCAGATTGGGACGAAAAATGGCTATGGAGAGACCCACAAACCTATAAGTATTTCACCAAATCTGCATATGAAATACTTTCTAATCCAACCCTTGGTGCATCTAATGATATCTTCAGAGTCCTGTGGGTTTGTTCATTCCACCCTCGGCACAATGCTTTGTTCAGAGGGCATTGCAAGACAAGATCGCAACAAAACAAAATCTGTTTAGAAGGTTGGTTCACCTTGTGGATTCTTTGTGCGTTTTATGTGGGAGCAAGGAGGAAACGACTTCCCAACTCCTAATATCTTGTCCGATTGCAAATACTATGCGAAATTCATGCAACAAATGGATCGGGATTAGATTTGTAAACCATTTTGCTGTGAAAGAACACTTCAAACAATTTTATTGTTCTTGGTTTAGCAAAGAAGGCACTAAGTTGTAGAAAGAAGTTGGTTTTCATCATTTGgtgtatattaaaatacaagAACGGGATAATGTTTAACCAAGCAAAAATGGATGCAAGTGAAATCTTCTCTCTGGTTCAAGTGCAGTCGTGACTTGGTTAAAAAACAAGGTCTCAACGgtgtctttctctttctctgatTGGGTAAATTCCCAACTACTTGTATGAATATGGCAGCAAAACACTGATCTTTATGTGGTTTGAGAGGACGATAATTTGTTCAAACTGCTTGGCAGGTGTGCGTTCTTTTTCTTTATGCGACttgattttggtttttcttGTATGAGAAGTTCACTTTTTCTTTGTCCACTACAAGAAACAAGGTAAATGGCATGAGCTTAAGATAGACACAAATAGCCAAAAACCTACGCAAAATCATTGGTAGTGTAGGCCTAGTCTCCGAAAAGATGGAAGCTAATACCTTGGATGCAAACATTTTTGTGTAGGTCCCAGCAGCTGACGCAATTTGAGTAGGCTAAACCTACTCAATATGAACACTTTTTGAGTAGGTTAAACCTACGCAATGTGGACGCAAGTAGACTCACTATGCCATCTTGGCCGTCACAAAGTtaacactatttttttataatttaaactaGCGTAGGTTTAGCCTACGTTACTCGGATGCTAAATTAAAGTCATGAATGAGTTTGGCCGACACcataaagaaataatttaaaatgttactGTGGGTTAGGTCCatacaaaatatgaaataaaagaaaatgttagCGTGCGTTACACCCACACAAattgtgaaataaaaaaaaagatatacaGGATAggacatttttaatatttgtacaTGTGAATGTAAAGCATTTGTGTgaccctttttcttcttctgaagcttcaagatttacctTTCGGTATTGCACCTGGTCATTTTATGGAGTTTTTTCTTGGACATCTTATGTGTGGTGTTCTTGTTGTCATAGGCAAAAACTGGAGTTTCAAGATCTGtggttaaatattaatttagggAGTTTAGTTTGGGATCCACATGCAAAGTTGCAGTCTTCCATGTGAGTGATGTCTCAACaacaaaaccaaaaccaaaaaccTAACTATGGTTATGCAATTTGGAGCCAGTGTTAAACCCTTCTCAATAAAACAATATGTTCTTGGTTATGATCACACAAATATCTCAGAACTGGTCTTTTGAAGAGAAGCACTTGCAATTGTGTCTTAAAAATGGTCTCAAGTTGGAAGAGTTGTTGTCGCCACTTGAACCAGGCAAAACTTCAAATGATGATAACAAGAAAGAAATCAGTTCTTGCAATGTTGAAGTGCCACAAGACATTGATGATAAGTGTAACTACAAAGTCAGCAACCACTCTTCATCACATGAAGAGGGGAAGCAATCAAATCATCGAAAATGCAGCAACAAATCTGCCAATTTATCTCAACTAGAAGAGATATGTACCCTCTGAAATTCAACCAACATTTATAAAAGCAATCCAGAACCTAAACATAAAAGGCATAAATGGAAATGTAAGAACGTTCCATGGTGGATATTTTAGCTGTAACAGTTGTTCAGACACTCCTCAACTCCTCTCACATGAATGAATTAATATTTGCAACAAgttcaatataaaataaaagctaTAAGGTAAAGATTCAACCAAAAACACAAGTAAAATGAACATACTGAAGTGCATCTTCTGCAACTTAAGCAACAAACTTTGAGTGGCAACAACTACCAATTTAGTCCTGAAAAAATGATAAGTGTTTCCAATCAAGCTCACAGTATATGAAGAAGAAATGCAAGGGCTAAGAATGGATtagaaataaatacaaaatgttTCAATAACTGCCACAAAAGGCAAGAGAAACCCAACATAAACGACGGTAATCAATAACGCGTTtcctccaaaaaaaaaataaaaattgcgcCTAAATCGAATTCCATGAAACCTTATTTTGTGGgatagaaaatgaagaaaaattgaTAGTAAATAGAGATAAGAGGAGGAACCCACAATTGAACGACACTGAAAACCGTTCTTGGCCAAGTAATGCTTCACCAATTCATCAGGTATCTAAACAAAGAATTAAATTGTGCAAAATGGGAAGTTGGAAGAACAGAGAGAAAAAAAGTTACCGTGGGAGTGTAATCCATTAAGGAGGCAAGGAAATCAGAGAGAGTGGCATCATCGTCGCCTCTTCCTTCACTCGATTGCGGGTTCTGATTCATCCTTCTTTCTTACCGATCAATCGCTACTCAAAAAAGCTTTAGAATTCACTCAACCGAGTCTGTGACTTCTCCACTGCATCCACAACGCGAGTCTTGACGTATCTCGCCCCCGAAGATGGTGGTTCCGAGCTTCTACGACCAAATCGGAGCACGACGACGTCACGGTCCACTACGAAGCTCCGAAATTCTCCAAACCTATGAAGTCGATTCGCAACGCTAAGATCATTATATTGTCATGAAAGTTGTGACTTGGTATTCATAGATGGAATTGTTgcaaagaaaaaacagagagaagagaagaaacAAATGGATGAagcattagggttagggttcgAGAAGATGACTTACCGTTGATTTCGATCTTGAACTTGCGTGATCCACTCAATTGATtggaaaataaaaggaaaacgAAACAAAAGGAATAAAAAAGTGAGATAGTGAGAAATAGAGAAGAGTTGAAAACAAATAGAAAAGGGAAAAGGTGTGGTGGTATCCAAGACTGGTTGGTTGGAGTTGGAAGAGAAGACTGTTTTGGGAGAGTTGAGAATGAAAAGTAGTGACACCTATGAGACTACCAAAGGACCCGTGAAAGCTTACCTCATTTCATTTTGTGCGATTTTTAAGTTATATGGGTTAATTTTTCACCATCATATAACTAaactattataaatttataatttctaaaatattttgcGTCAGCTAAACCtacaaaatttcaataaaatatttttttttgcgtCGAATAAGCCTCCATCAAagttaaattagttttaaaatttttggaaATTATTTAGTGGTGGCCTAACCTACACTTAATGCAATTATTTTTCTCCCAAATTTAGTGTCTCATTTGTGTTTCCTTAACTGacacaaataaattaattttatttaattattttttacaatgaTTTGCGTggattttttgtgtgtttgacCAACGCTatctattttacttttttttcttgttcaCTTTGCGTAGGCTTAATCAATGCAAATAGCGTCTGTCTGTTGGTCCACGCTTTCAATGACAtctaaatcttattatttttgtagTGATCGTAGAGTCGTTTAGTATTTCTTATTAATCTTGACTTTTAAGAGAGAAGTTTTACATTCGTTATAcgatattttgtatttttttaaagaaaattgaaacatatctttgtatttcaattttatttatttattatttattgattaaaaaaaatcataacacAGATGTTTTAAACCTATTTCCTCTCGACAGAGGGATACACTAGAATTTCCCAAATTTGTTCGATAGTGTTTGGTAAAAGAGAAAGTCATTGAATGCATGTTTGGTTTTGACTCAGGTATAATAATATAGAATCTACAAATAGCTTTTGCAGAATTAATAAACGCGTCTAAAACACAGAAGATTTCAAACACATTCTACAAGGAGAGAAAAAACTTAACGTTGAAAAGCGTGTGAAGCCATCGCATGCAATATTTGCCATGGAAAAGACAGATTGAAAgataagagaaagaagaaaaaaagaaaagagtttggaaaaaatatttacattgaAATCCATCTTGATAATCTCCAtaacaaaaatgttttatttttgtataaattattaaaatgaattacgATTGGAAACCTTCCAAACAAGGAATGGAATTAATATTATTCCATTTGTTATAAAAGCCCCACTCCAATAAAATGCTAATGACATTTTTTGAGTTTTCATAAGTGATTTCGTAATAAGTTTGTAATATTAATTACCATATATAGTGTTCCATAAATGTGCATTAAAAGGACCATAACGAAAGTCATAAATTCCTTCATAAATTTCTTGATACTTTAGATGATACATGCATTCTCACATGGTGGATCCACAAATTTACGAACCACATTAATTATGTCTTAAATGTTAGACATAACAATTAGTATACTTGTAAAAAGTCAAACAAAGTTGGAGCTCAACATGGGATAAGAGACAAATATGCAACAGTTATACAAAAATTTggattcttaaaaaaaaaacatagaagTGGTTTTTCCTCTATCAGAGTTCTAACCTCATTTacctaagaaaaaaaatataatcttaaTTACTAAACTAATAGAagtcacataaaaaaaaatagtaagtgTATGCTTGTTCTAATATTTGGTTACGAATCCATATTGCAAatgtgaaaaaatataatttgttttaaataattttaacttgAATATAGATAATGCATATGTTTAACTTAATTTGACGcgaaatcatatatatgtacTAAATAACTTTTAtcgaaaaacaataaaagtaagGACTTAAAAATGTGGCATATACATCCATAAGTTGttagtttaaataatattatactcAAATATACgaatataactttaaaatgttTGAAAATCTTATTTTCTTCCAAAATTTGGGATTAATTAATCAAGAAATGACATATGAACATAAATACCTTTGTgcttaaaatttgtaaaaaatgtttatattagTTCACGGTTATGAGAGACTAGTTGCTTAAACATTCTTATTAAGAAAATTTACGAATTTCAAGTTTTTACAAGCATTTTCAAAAAAGATAACATAATACAAAATCTTAACACTACAAGATCCAATCATACTTATGAAATCCTTCCACAAGCAAATCTTGATAACCATAACCAAAAAACCACACTTACAAacacttaaaaataaaactagaataAAATCACTTGGACAATGAAGAACAAAAGAAACTCCATCTAGAATTCAGTGAGATGCaacactttaaacttgaaagttttgaaaaatttgCCTTTTTTTAGCACATTTTATATTGAATGTTACACTGGTTAGTGTTTATTACCATTAATTGATGTATATATTACATTGTTTATATGTTTCACTTTCTGCATCTTTGTTTTTAATCAATGTAAAATTTAGATCTTGTAGGGAGTTGACATAATACATTGAACTTTTAAGCACTacatgaaataaatattttgatcatatgattaatattattcgTATAATgataattactattattattataattcttcttcttattattattaatataggaATAATatagtagtaataatattaataatgttaataataattaatgttattaatagtattaaaaataacattaataatatttataataataatattatcattttcATACTATTGTTaatcttaatattaatattaataatattattagtaatgttaataataatatttataaattaaaaattatatttatataattaatataaataatattaatattgttaatagtaatattaataatattattattagatcttgataataataattataataaaagtaatattaataataataacattaaccatattaataatattagtaattttattactaatgttaataataaaaataaaattaacaatattattaataatgttaataatatcaaccatatacaaattaaaaataataatatgaataatttattaataataatgatcatattaataataactataatttgtacatatgtttaaattttatcCATAGGTAAcaatccgtatgtaatatcCATAGGTAAAAGTTTCTTGCCTCAACCCACcataattaaatacaaattttaccTATTGATTTTTTCCGCcaaactattttattattaaatacaaaaaattttgtaggtaacttatttttatttatagataatAATTCGTATGTAAGTCCCAATTTACATACAGATCCATACAGATCCAAATCTATACGTAAATATTAGTAAGTAATAgcaaattttcttgtaatatgaataattttgatAATTGATGTTAATGTTAATTTGGTACATTAGTTAGGTTAAAAATTTCATATTCATCtttatatcaaaatttcatAGTTTAATTAGTTTAGATAGTAAGAAATTATCTACTTTGTTAGTATTACATAAGTCTCTTGGGAAAATAATACTTAAACTTTTCATTTTACTACTTATACGCTTCGATACACTTGCCAATGTTGTAATAGTGGGTTGATGAACATTGTTTTATTCacactttaaaactttaaccaTAGATTCTTAGACTATAATCATgaataaattcattgttttaattcaGATTCATctaattgaatttattttggCCTTAATTGCTAGTTTTGTGCTTTTAGCCAAAGTAGACGATTTAAAGGAAGTTTCTACCTCTGCGAAGGGGCCAAATACGCGAAAGTTCAAGTTGTTTTCTtgaatcaaaatagaaaatgaaatcTAAGTTAaagaattagaaaataaaatctacaatatcttaGAAACGGATATTCTACAAGAATACAAAGAAATAGACTTCGTGATAAAAGTGAAAAAAGAATCCGAGAATTCTAAATAGTTAGAAACTGATAAACTTTGAACAAAATCTGAACATAAATATATTTCCAAAATCGATGAAGCAAAAATACCTATAAAAACCTGCAAGCTTCAAGGAGAAAACATCAAGCTTCGGAGTTTGACAGTGGTGTTAGAAAAACATGTCAttagggtttttttttcttcattgtaATCCTTTCATTTTTCCTCCATATGGAAGACTAAAATTATTAGGGTTGATTCTCTTGTGATTTTTGCAATTAATTTTGTGGTTTCTgttcaataaaattttattcttaaattctTTATAGCAAATTGTGTTTTACCATTGGTCTTTCTGAAATTTGATTTTTGTCAAAAGAGTCATTTTTTAATGCTTGTTGAGAattcatttcttttttttaattgattttctttgttgtttctCTTAGTCTTAATCAATCTCTTGTTTG harbors:
- the LOC137821679 gene encoding uncharacterized protein isoform X1, which codes for MAHLLYEPCSHLSRAFFHYPSISSSEANRRLRFTFRACSDANAGENSDRVFVKEKKKLYGFACLPHPPLLGDFEKGISVEDRSLGGSPSKPFCFDDQHLLQKLVVAVDVDEVLGNFVSALNEFIADRYSSNHSVSEYHVYEFFKIWNCSRDEANTRVHEFFETSYFKSGIQPIPGAQKALQKLSRFCNLSVVTSRQNVIKDHTVEWIEKHFSGLFQDIHFGNHFALDGVSRPKSEICRSLNANILIDDNPRYAIECAEAGIRVLLFDYENSYPWSKTDSADQHPLVTKVKNWEEVEQQLMSLIAL